One window from the genome of Oryza glaberrima chromosome 3, OglaRS2, whole genome shotgun sequence encodes:
- the LOC127766012 gene encoding mediator of RNA polymerase II transcription subunit 8 isoform X1 — MDAAALGAAAGAPNPAAPVGGDQQPRTERLSAGVQQQLNLEGMRARAVGLYKAISRILEDFDAIARANPNASPKWQDVLGQFSMVSMELFNIVEDIKKVSKVFVVYPRNVNAENAAILPVMLSSKLLPEMEAEEATKRDNLLSGITNLTVSGQIEKLKTRIDMIGSACETAEKVIAESRKNYGLGARQGANLGPTLDKAQAAKIQEQEGLLRAAVNYGEGLRVPGDQRQMYSSLPSHLVDVLPFGDGAHNFGDNSGVYPKNTSTFVPNVVNAQGNPMQQVSGGQLLGRPAPSPGATGTPNFENVSTPPMPYANSPRSGTNMMNTPSPQQHLTAQQHRQKLMQTSQQQQLHTQQQLRPSAAGMLAQSAIPQLQDLQGQSQQKLQVPGQQQMQYNQALSQQYQNRQMQAGRMQPGMSQSQLNQGNQLRSHISQFTGAANSAMFTAAQASSNSQMMANIPGSMQSQSLLPQMQGLNQYSLTGGHPQRSHPSQMLTDQMFGMGGANSTSMMGMQQQQQFNMQANAQNLQQGMTGLQNQTQNPNFPQQRQQNQQ, encoded by the exons atggacgcggcggcgctagggGCGGCCGCCGGGGCGCCGAACCCGGCGGCGCCCGTAGGAGGGGACCAGCAGCCACGGACGGAGCGGCTCAGCGCCGgggtgcagcagcagctgaaCCTGGAGGGGATGCGGGCGCGCGCCGTGGGCCTGTACAAGGCCATCTCCCGCATCCTCGAGGACTTCGACGCCATCGCCCGCGCCAACCCCAACGCCTCCCCCAAGTG GCAGGATGTGCTTGGGCAATTCTCGATGGTGAGCATGGAGCTCTTCAATATCGTGGAGGACATCAAGAAGGTGTCCAAGGTGTTTGTGGTCTACCCCCGAAACGTTAATGCCGAAAACGCTGCCA TACTGCCTGTAATGCTGTCGTCAAAGCTGTTACCTGAGATGGAAGCTGAAGAAGCTACAAAGAGGGACAACTTGTTGTCTGGAATAACGAATCTAACAGTTTCTGGACAAATTGAAAAGTTAAAG ACTAGGATAGATATGATTGGAAGTGCATGTGAAACAGCTGAGAAAGTAATTGCTGAAAGTCGCAAGAATTATGGTCTAGGAGCCCGTCAGGGGGCAAATCTTGGTCCTACATTGGACAAGGCACAGGCTGCAAAGATACAGGAGCAGGAAGGCCTACTTAGAGCAGCGGTAAATTATGGTGAAG GATTGCGTGTACCGGGAGACCAAAGGCAGATGTATTCATCTCTTCCTAGCCATTTAGTGGACGTACTTCCTTTTGGAGATGGGGCACATAATTTTGGTGATAATTCTG GTGTGTACCCCAAAAATACCTCAACATTTGTACCTAATGTTGTCAACGCCCAGGGAAATCCAATGCAG CAGGTGTCTGGAGGACAGTTACTTGGCAGACCTGCTCCATCACCTGGAGCTACAGGAACGCCTAATTTTGAAAATGTATCTACTCCTCCAATGCCATATGCAAACTCCCCTAGGTCAGGGACCAATATGATGAACACCCCTTCACCCCAGCAGCATTTGACGGCACAACAACATAGGCAAAAACTGATGCAAACATCTCAGCAACAGCAGCTACATACTCAACAGCAACTAAGACCATCGGCTGCTGGGATGCTAGCACAG AGCGCAATTCCTCAGCTACAAGATCTGCAGGGCCAATCCCAACAAAAATTACAG GTCCCTGGCCAACAGCAGATGCAGTACAATCAAGCCTTGTCACAACAGTATCAGAATAGGCAGATGCAAGCTGGGCGCATGCAACCTGGCATGTCCCAGAGTCAACTGAACCAAGGAAATCAGCTAAGAAGTCATATTAGCCAGTTCACTGGAGCTGCAAACAGTGCAATGTTTACTGCTGCACAGGCATCTTCGAACTCACAGATG ATGGCAAATATACCTGGGTCGATGCAATCACAATCACTTTTGCCACAAATGCAAGGCCTTAATCAGTACAGTTTGACTGGTGGGCATCCTCAAAGGAGCCATCCATCCCAAATGCTGACTGACCAAA TGTTTGGTATGGGAGGCGCAAATTCTACCAGCATGATGGgaatgcagcagcagcagcaatttaACATGCAAGCAAATGCTCAGAATCTGCAACAAGGCATGACAGGCCTCCAGAACCAGACACAAAATCCCAACTTTCCCCAGCAGAGGCAGCAAAACCAGCAATGA
- the LOC127766012 gene encoding mediator of RNA polymerase II transcription subunit 8 isoform X2 yields the protein MDAAALGAAAGAPNPAAPVGGDQQPRTERLSAGVQQQLNLEGMRARAVGLYKAISRILEDFDAIARANPNASPKWQDVLGQFSMVSMELFNIVEDIKKVSKVFVVYPRNVNAENAAILPVMLSSKLLPEMEAEEATKRDNLLSGITNLTVSGQIEKLKTRIDMIGSACETAEKVIAESRKNYGLGARQGANLGPTLDKAQAAKIQEQEGLLRAAVNYGEGLRVPGDQRQMYSSLPSHLVDVLPFGDGAHNFGDNSGVYPKNTSTFVPNVVNAQGNPMQVSGGQLLGRPAPSPGATGTPNFENVSTPPMPYANSPRSGTNMMNTPSPQQHLTAQQHRQKLMQTSQQQQLHTQQQLRPSAAGMLAQSAIPQLQDLQGQSQQKLQVPGQQQMQYNQALSQQYQNRQMQAGRMQPGMSQSQLNQGNQLRSHISQFTGAANSAMFTAAQASSNSQMMANIPGSMQSQSLLPQMQGLNQYSLTGGHPQRSHPSQMLTDQMFGMGGANSTSMMGMQQQQQFNMQANAQNLQQGMTGLQNQTQNPNFPQQRQQNQQ from the exons atggacgcggcggcgctagggGCGGCCGCCGGGGCGCCGAACCCGGCGGCGCCCGTAGGAGGGGACCAGCAGCCACGGACGGAGCGGCTCAGCGCCGgggtgcagcagcagctgaaCCTGGAGGGGATGCGGGCGCGCGCCGTGGGCCTGTACAAGGCCATCTCCCGCATCCTCGAGGACTTCGACGCCATCGCCCGCGCCAACCCCAACGCCTCCCCCAAGTG GCAGGATGTGCTTGGGCAATTCTCGATGGTGAGCATGGAGCTCTTCAATATCGTGGAGGACATCAAGAAGGTGTCCAAGGTGTTTGTGGTCTACCCCCGAAACGTTAATGCCGAAAACGCTGCCA TACTGCCTGTAATGCTGTCGTCAAAGCTGTTACCTGAGATGGAAGCTGAAGAAGCTACAAAGAGGGACAACTTGTTGTCTGGAATAACGAATCTAACAGTTTCTGGACAAATTGAAAAGTTAAAG ACTAGGATAGATATGATTGGAAGTGCATGTGAAACAGCTGAGAAAGTAATTGCTGAAAGTCGCAAGAATTATGGTCTAGGAGCCCGTCAGGGGGCAAATCTTGGTCCTACATTGGACAAGGCACAGGCTGCAAAGATACAGGAGCAGGAAGGCCTACTTAGAGCAGCGGTAAATTATGGTGAAG GATTGCGTGTACCGGGAGACCAAAGGCAGATGTATTCATCTCTTCCTAGCCATTTAGTGGACGTACTTCCTTTTGGAGATGGGGCACATAATTTTGGTGATAATTCTG GTGTGTACCCCAAAAATACCTCAACATTTGTACCTAATGTTGTCAACGCCCAGGGAAATCCAATGCAG GTGTCTGGAGGACAGTTACTTGGCAGACCTGCTCCATCACCTGGAGCTACAGGAACGCCTAATTTTGAAAATGTATCTACTCCTCCAATGCCATATGCAAACTCCCCTAGGTCAGGGACCAATATGATGAACACCCCTTCACCCCAGCAGCATTTGACGGCACAACAACATAGGCAAAAACTGATGCAAACATCTCAGCAACAGCAGCTACATACTCAACAGCAACTAAGACCATCGGCTGCTGGGATGCTAGCACAG AGCGCAATTCCTCAGCTACAAGATCTGCAGGGCCAATCCCAACAAAAATTACAG GTCCCTGGCCAACAGCAGATGCAGTACAATCAAGCCTTGTCACAACAGTATCAGAATAGGCAGATGCAAGCTGGGCGCATGCAACCTGGCATGTCCCAGAGTCAACTGAACCAAGGAAATCAGCTAAGAAGTCATATTAGCCAGTTCACTGGAGCTGCAAACAGTGCAATGTTTACTGCTGCACAGGCATCTTCGAACTCACAGATG ATGGCAAATATACCTGGGTCGATGCAATCACAATCACTTTTGCCACAAATGCAAGGCCTTAATCAGTACAGTTTGACTGGTGGGCATCCTCAAAGGAGCCATCCATCCCAAATGCTGACTGACCAAA TGTTTGGTATGGGAGGCGCAAATTCTACCAGCATGATGGgaatgcagcagcagcagcaatttaACATGCAAGCAAATGCTCAGAATCTGCAACAAGGCATGACAGGCCTCCAGAACCAGACACAAAATCCCAACTTTCCCCAGCAGAGGCAGCAAAACCAGCAATGA
- the LOC127766012 gene encoding mediator of RNA polymerase II transcription subunit 8 isoform X3, producing the protein MDAAALGAAAGAPNPAAPVGGDQQPRTERLSAGVQQQLNLEGMRARAVGLYKAISRILEDFDAIARANPNASPKWQDVLGQFSMVSMELFNIVEDIKKVSKVFVVYPRNVNAENAAILPVMLSSKLLPEMEAEEATKRDNLLSGITNLTVSGQIEKLKTRIDMIGSACETAEKVIAESRKNYGLGARQGANLGPTLDKAQAAKIQEQEGLLRAAVNYGEGLRVPGDQRQMYSSLPSHLVDVLPFGDGAHNFGVYPKNTSTFVPNVVNAQGNPMQQVSGGQLLGRPAPSPGATGTPNFENVSTPPMPYANSPRSGTNMMNTPSPQQHLTAQQHRQKLMQTSQQQQLHTQQQLRPSAAGMLAQSAIPQLQDLQGQSQQKLQVPGQQQMQYNQALSQQYQNRQMQAGRMQPGMSQSQLNQGNQLRSHISQFTGAANSAMFTAAQASSNSQMMANIPGSMQSQSLLPQMQGLNQYSLTGGHPQRSHPSQMLTDQMFGMGGANSTSMMGMQQQQQFNMQANAQNLQQGMTGLQNQTQNPNFPQQRQQNQQ; encoded by the exons atggacgcggcggcgctagggGCGGCCGCCGGGGCGCCGAACCCGGCGGCGCCCGTAGGAGGGGACCAGCAGCCACGGACGGAGCGGCTCAGCGCCGgggtgcagcagcagctgaaCCTGGAGGGGATGCGGGCGCGCGCCGTGGGCCTGTACAAGGCCATCTCCCGCATCCTCGAGGACTTCGACGCCATCGCCCGCGCCAACCCCAACGCCTCCCCCAAGTG GCAGGATGTGCTTGGGCAATTCTCGATGGTGAGCATGGAGCTCTTCAATATCGTGGAGGACATCAAGAAGGTGTCCAAGGTGTTTGTGGTCTACCCCCGAAACGTTAATGCCGAAAACGCTGCCA TACTGCCTGTAATGCTGTCGTCAAAGCTGTTACCTGAGATGGAAGCTGAAGAAGCTACAAAGAGGGACAACTTGTTGTCTGGAATAACGAATCTAACAGTTTCTGGACAAATTGAAAAGTTAAAG ACTAGGATAGATATGATTGGAAGTGCATGTGAAACAGCTGAGAAAGTAATTGCTGAAAGTCGCAAGAATTATGGTCTAGGAGCCCGTCAGGGGGCAAATCTTGGTCCTACATTGGACAAGGCACAGGCTGCAAAGATACAGGAGCAGGAAGGCCTACTTAGAGCAGCGGTAAATTATGGTGAAG GATTGCGTGTACCGGGAGACCAAAGGCAGATGTATTCATCTCTTCCTAGCCATTTAGTGGACGTACTTCCTTTTGGAGATGGGGCACATAATTTTG GTGTGTACCCCAAAAATACCTCAACATTTGTACCTAATGTTGTCAACGCCCAGGGAAATCCAATGCAG CAGGTGTCTGGAGGACAGTTACTTGGCAGACCTGCTCCATCACCTGGAGCTACAGGAACGCCTAATTTTGAAAATGTATCTACTCCTCCAATGCCATATGCAAACTCCCCTAGGTCAGGGACCAATATGATGAACACCCCTTCACCCCAGCAGCATTTGACGGCACAACAACATAGGCAAAAACTGATGCAAACATCTCAGCAACAGCAGCTACATACTCAACAGCAACTAAGACCATCGGCTGCTGGGATGCTAGCACAG AGCGCAATTCCTCAGCTACAAGATCTGCAGGGCCAATCCCAACAAAAATTACAG GTCCCTGGCCAACAGCAGATGCAGTACAATCAAGCCTTGTCACAACAGTATCAGAATAGGCAGATGCAAGCTGGGCGCATGCAACCTGGCATGTCCCAGAGTCAACTGAACCAAGGAAATCAGCTAAGAAGTCATATTAGCCAGTTCACTGGAGCTGCAAACAGTGCAATGTTTACTGCTGCACAGGCATCTTCGAACTCACAGATG ATGGCAAATATACCTGGGTCGATGCAATCACAATCACTTTTGCCACAAATGCAAGGCCTTAATCAGTACAGTTTGACTGGTGGGCATCCTCAAAGGAGCCATCCATCCCAAATGCTGACTGACCAAA TGTTTGGTATGGGAGGCGCAAATTCTACCAGCATGATGGgaatgcagcagcagcagcaatttaACATGCAAGCAAATGCTCAGAATCTGCAACAAGGCATGACAGGCCTCCAGAACCAGACACAAAATCCCAACTTTCCCCAGCAGAGGCAGCAAAACCAGCAATGA
- the LOC127766012 gene encoding mediator of RNA polymerase II transcription subunit 8 isoform X4: MDAAALGAAAGAPNPAAPVGGDQQPRTERLSAGVQQQLNLEGMRARAVGLYKAISRILEDFDAIARANPNASPKWQDVLGQFSMVSMELFNIVEDIKKVSKVFVVYPRNVNAENAAILPVMLSSKLLPEMEAEEATKRDNLLSGITNLTVSGQIEKLKTRIDMIGSACETAEKVIAESRKNYGLGARQGANLGPTLDKAQAAKIQEQEGLLRAAVNYGEGLRVPGDQRQMYSSLPSHLVDVLPFGDGAHNFGVYPKNTSTFVPNVVNAQGNPMQVSGGQLLGRPAPSPGATGTPNFENVSTPPMPYANSPRSGTNMMNTPSPQQHLTAQQHRQKLMQTSQQQQLHTQQQLRPSAAGMLAQSAIPQLQDLQGQSQQKLQVPGQQQMQYNQALSQQYQNRQMQAGRMQPGMSQSQLNQGNQLRSHISQFTGAANSAMFTAAQASSNSQMMANIPGSMQSQSLLPQMQGLNQYSLTGGHPQRSHPSQMLTDQMFGMGGANSTSMMGMQQQQQFNMQANAQNLQQGMTGLQNQTQNPNFPQQRQQNQQ, encoded by the exons atggacgcggcggcgctagggGCGGCCGCCGGGGCGCCGAACCCGGCGGCGCCCGTAGGAGGGGACCAGCAGCCACGGACGGAGCGGCTCAGCGCCGgggtgcagcagcagctgaaCCTGGAGGGGATGCGGGCGCGCGCCGTGGGCCTGTACAAGGCCATCTCCCGCATCCTCGAGGACTTCGACGCCATCGCCCGCGCCAACCCCAACGCCTCCCCCAAGTG GCAGGATGTGCTTGGGCAATTCTCGATGGTGAGCATGGAGCTCTTCAATATCGTGGAGGACATCAAGAAGGTGTCCAAGGTGTTTGTGGTCTACCCCCGAAACGTTAATGCCGAAAACGCTGCCA TACTGCCTGTAATGCTGTCGTCAAAGCTGTTACCTGAGATGGAAGCTGAAGAAGCTACAAAGAGGGACAACTTGTTGTCTGGAATAACGAATCTAACAGTTTCTGGACAAATTGAAAAGTTAAAG ACTAGGATAGATATGATTGGAAGTGCATGTGAAACAGCTGAGAAAGTAATTGCTGAAAGTCGCAAGAATTATGGTCTAGGAGCCCGTCAGGGGGCAAATCTTGGTCCTACATTGGACAAGGCACAGGCTGCAAAGATACAGGAGCAGGAAGGCCTACTTAGAGCAGCGGTAAATTATGGTGAAG GATTGCGTGTACCGGGAGACCAAAGGCAGATGTATTCATCTCTTCCTAGCCATTTAGTGGACGTACTTCCTTTTGGAGATGGGGCACATAATTTTG GTGTGTACCCCAAAAATACCTCAACATTTGTACCTAATGTTGTCAACGCCCAGGGAAATCCAATGCAG GTGTCTGGAGGACAGTTACTTGGCAGACCTGCTCCATCACCTGGAGCTACAGGAACGCCTAATTTTGAAAATGTATCTACTCCTCCAATGCCATATGCAAACTCCCCTAGGTCAGGGACCAATATGATGAACACCCCTTCACCCCAGCAGCATTTGACGGCACAACAACATAGGCAAAAACTGATGCAAACATCTCAGCAACAGCAGCTACATACTCAACAGCAACTAAGACCATCGGCTGCTGGGATGCTAGCACAG AGCGCAATTCCTCAGCTACAAGATCTGCAGGGCCAATCCCAACAAAAATTACAG GTCCCTGGCCAACAGCAGATGCAGTACAATCAAGCCTTGTCACAACAGTATCAGAATAGGCAGATGCAAGCTGGGCGCATGCAACCTGGCATGTCCCAGAGTCAACTGAACCAAGGAAATCAGCTAAGAAGTCATATTAGCCAGTTCACTGGAGCTGCAAACAGTGCAATGTTTACTGCTGCACAGGCATCTTCGAACTCACAGATG ATGGCAAATATACCTGGGTCGATGCAATCACAATCACTTTTGCCACAAATGCAAGGCCTTAATCAGTACAGTTTGACTGGTGGGCATCCTCAAAGGAGCCATCCATCCCAAATGCTGACTGACCAAA TGTTTGGTATGGGAGGCGCAAATTCTACCAGCATGATGGgaatgcagcagcagcagcaatttaACATGCAAGCAAATGCTCAGAATCTGCAACAAGGCATGACAGGCCTCCAGAACCAGACACAAAATCCCAACTTTCCCCAGCAGAGGCAGCAAAACCAGCAATGA